The Arachis duranensis cultivar V14167 chromosome 2, aradu.V14167.gnm2.J7QH, whole genome shotgun sequence genome has a window encoding:
- the LOC107473365 gene encoding probable inactive patatin-like protein 9, producing MELSKVTLEIFSKLEQKWLSHCTKEANSKKTRILSIDGGGTTAIVAGAALLRLEDQIRHDTSDPHAHIADFFDVVAGTGIGAVLAAMITAADSFGRPLYTARDAVNLVADRNSDLYKLKTAGIFRRRRRFSSRSMETVLKEVFTRKDDGKSLTLKDTCKPLLVPCFDLKSSAPFVFSRADACESPSFDFELWKVCRATSATPSCFKPFPLESVDGKKSCSAVDGGLVMNNPTAAAVTHVLHNKRDFPAVNGVEDLLVLSIGNGSSSAKARENHEPSVIDIVLDGVSETIDQMLGNAFCWNRNDYVRIQAFGLGSEGTVTEEVEEKSEVLKERALESLPFGGKRLLTETNGNRIDSFVQRLVASGKPSPLSSPRKNSAVNPLVNGR from the exons atggaGCTAAGTAAAGTGACCTTAGAGATCTTCTCAAAGCTGGAGCAGAAATGGCTCTCTCATTGCACCAAAGAAGCCAACAGCAAGAAAACCCGCATTCTCAGCATCGACGGCGGAGGAACCACCGCCATTGTCGCCGGTGCGGCCCTACTCCGCCTCGAGGACCAGATCCGTCACGACACGTCCGATCCCCACGCTCACATCGCAGATTTCTTCGACGTGGTTGCCGGCACCGGCATAGGCGCAGTCCTCGCCGCGATGATCACCGCCGCTGACTCCTTCGGCCGTCCGCTCTATACCGCCCGTGACGCTGTGAATCTCGTCGCCGATCGAAACTCCGACCTGTACAAGCTCAAAACCGCCGGAATATTCCGTCGGCGCCGGAGATTCTCTTCCCGGAGCATGGAAACAGTGTTGAAGGAAGTGTTCACGAGAAAAGACGACGGAAAATCGCTGACATTGAAGGACACGTGCAAGCCTCTGCTTGTTCCATGCTTCGACCTCAAGAGCTCAGCGCCGTTCGTGTTCTCACGCGCTGACGCGTGCGAGTCTCCGAGTTTCGACTTCGAGCTCTGGAAGGTTTGCCGTGCCACGTCGGCCACTCCTAGCTGCTTCAAGCCGTTTCCGTTGGAATCCGTTGACGGAAAAAAATCCTGCTCCGCCGTCGACGGCGGACTCGTCATGAACAACCCTACCGCCGCAGCAGTCACGCACGTGCTTCACAACAAGCGCGATTTCCCCGCGGTTAACGGCGTCGAGGACCTCCTCGTCCTCTCCATCGGAAATGGATCATCCAGCGCCAAAGCGCGCGAGAATCACGAACCTTCTGTGATCGACATTGTCCTCGACGGTGTTTCCGAGACGATTGACCAGATGTTAGGAAACGCATTCTGCTGGAATCGCAATGATTACGTCAGAATCCAG GCATTTGGTTTGGGGAGTGAAGGAACGGTAacggaagaagtggaagagaaGAGTGAGGTGCTGAAAGAGAGGGCTTTGGAGTCGTTACCGTTTGGCGGGAAGCGGTTACTGACAGAGACTAACGGAAACAGAATCGATAGCTTCGTGCAACGGCTTGTTGCCTCCGGAAAACCCAGCCCGCTGTCAAGTCCCCGCAAGAATTCCGCCGTCAACCCTCTGGTTAACGGCCGCtag